AACGGCAAGGCCGAAGTGTCCCGCTATTTCGGCAATTATTCTGGCATCAGCGACTGGCATCTGGTGCCGGGAGTGCTCGAGGGGCGTCCCGCCATCCTGGTGTTCGATCCGGATGACCGCGATGCAGGGCCGAAATATTTCATGTTGCTGGACTGGGCGGCCGGCAAGGTCGCGACCATCCGGGATTTCCGCCACGCGCCCTATGTCATCGACGGCGCCGAATATCGGGTCTGACGCTCGCCGGTGCCAGCAGGATTTCGAGCATTGCCGCCCAATTTGGCCGCCGCGGGTCCGTGGACGCCGGCGCCGCCAGCCTCAACGGCTGCGACAATCGTTGCTATCGGACCTGAACTATAATTCTTGCCATCCCCTCCATCAGCGAATTATGGTGCAGGCCGCTGGGGTATGCGCCGAAGGTTCTAAAGCGGGCCGGCGGTTCGTGCTTGCTGCCGGCTTGCGATTTCGCGCACAAAACACCTCACTTAAGAGGCGCGCGGGACAAGCGCTGCCCGCCACCCGGCTGGGCGGGACTGGTTCGACATTTGAGGAGGGGAGTGAATATGAAAACGGCATTCTGGCTGGCGGGCGTCACGGCTCTGGCGCTGGCACAGCCCGCGTTGGCTGGCGACACTATCAAGATCGGCTTCGTCTCGACCTTCAGCGGCCCGACCGCTGTGATCGGCAACGACATGCGCAACTCGTTCGAGCTGGCGCTGGACCATTTGGGCCGCAAGATGGGCGGCAAGCCGGTCGAAGTGATCTACGAGGATGACGGCCAGAAGCCGGATGTCGGCAAGCAGAAGACCGAAAAGCTGATCCAGGCCGACAAGGTCGATTTCATCGCCGGCTATATCTGGTCGAACGTGCTGCTGGCCTCGCTGAAGACCGCAGTCGACTCCAAGACTTTCCTGATCTCGGCCAATGCCGGTCCGTCGCAGCTCGCCGGCGAACTGTGTTCGCCCTACGTGTTCTCGACCTCCTGGCAGAACGACCAGACGCCGCAGGCCATGGGCCTCTACATGAACCAGAAGGGCGTCAAGTCGGTGTTCCTGATCGGCCCGAACTACGCCGCCGGCAAGGACATGCTGGCCGGCGTCAAGTCGACGTTCAAGGGCGAGGTGGTCGGCGAGGAATATACGGTGTGGCCG
The Bradyrhizobium sp. KBS0727 genome window above contains:
- a CDS encoding ABC transporter substrate-binding protein, with the translated sequence MKTAFWLAGVTALALAQPALAGDTIKIGFVSTFSGPTAVIGNDMRNSFELALDHLGRKMGGKPVEVIYEDDGQKPDVGKQKTEKLIQADKVDFIAGYIWSNVLLASLKTAVDSKTFLISANAGPSQLAGELCSPYVFSTSWQNDQTPQAMGLYMNQKGVKSVFLIGPNYAAGKDMLAGVKSTFKGEVVGEEYTVWPSQLDFSAELTKAKNSKAESIFVFYPGAAGVQFLNQYAQAGIKAQIPLYTAFTIDELSLPLQKDNAIGIPGAQEWVNDLPNAENKKFVEDYRKKYTGLRPTYYGAQAYDAAQLINSAVVAVKGDTDKKDAMKAEMEKANFKSLRGPFKYGNNHIPVQNFYLQDVVKDADGQLSLKTVATIVKDDQDRFHDKCPMK